TTTTTTCATTACCCCGCCCCTTTTTTGTGTTTTGCACAGAATGAATTCTTTCTGAATGACCGGAAGATTTATAGTGCTTTAACACCAAAAAACATATGTATATAGAAATTTTGATTTGATGTTTTAAAAAGAAATGCTTAAATTCAAATAAGCGTTTAACTTTTTTAATTCATCAATTCAATAGCTATGAAGAGAATGTTATCCTTTTTGCTGGCAGCAATGATAGGTTTATCTGCTGCAGCTCAGGCAACCTTGCTGGAAACCTATCACACGGGTACCAAGGTGACCTATTACCCAAATGCTTGTGAAACAGAAATTCCAGAAGCGATAGGCAAGATCAGTTTCTGCGACCGTGTCGGCAACCTGGGCGTTGTTGAAGCCAGTTATGGACTCAATGCCCGCAGCATCCAGGACATTGTCATCAACCATTATAACGATGATTTGGTGTTTCGTACGCCTTCAGGCATTTCCATCCTGAAGGAAGACGGCAGCTGGGACAACTTCCCCGATTATACCGCACCGCGTTCAAGCCCCACTTCCAATGCAGCCAGCATCCGGAACGCCATGGTCACTCCCGAAGGCAAGTTGTTGTTCACTCACCTGAACATGGATAAATTGCACATCCTTGACCTGGAAACCAAAGAATTTGAAATCCTTCCCTACCTAAACAATGATGGGGGTTCACTGGGCTTTGTTTATTCGCAAGTGTTCACCCATGATCCTGTTACCCAAAAGACATACATCCTCGCAAGTGCGGGCACGACCAATTATCTTTTCAGCCTTACGGGGTCTGATCTCCAGTATCTGGGAATCATGCCCGGGTCGAGCAGCAGTGCCCTTGCCGGAAAGAAATTTCTGGTGCACGAAGGATACTTATACATAGGCAGCTCCAATGGCCTCTATAAGACCAATTTGTCTGACCTGAGTGACTATGTGGTATTCAATACAGGAAATCAACTTTCTCATGATTATGTTCGCGATTTCCAGTTTGATCAGGAAGGAAACCTCTGGATTGCGCTAAGCGGTTATTCTTCTGGCGCCCTGGCAAAAATGAATGTGACCGATAATACCTTCACCACCTATACCTTTCCCTCCAGCAATCCTGCCATCAACTATAATTTTGAGAGTGTGGCCATCGACGGCGAGGGCACCCTTTGGGCCACTGCCCTCAATGCCAGCGGTTACCTGCAGATTGATTTCGGTGAAGCCGAGCCCCAGTTGACTTTCATTTCAATGGCTGAGATGGCTGCCACAGGGTTTCCAATGACCTATGCCCCTCATGGGGTGCACTGGTATAACAATAAAATCTATCTTTTTACCCATGACGGATCCTCCTCCCAAAATGAAAATTACGAAGCCGCCATTTATGCTAACGGGCAGTGGAGCGGGATCAATGATGACCAGTCCACCAACATTTCAAGCAAGTTTGCCAATCGTTACCGTTATGCTTACCCTGCAGAAGATGGGGTATATTTTTTCAATGACTACGATGGAGGCATCCTGGCCTACTGGGATTCGGAAGGCAACTCCAGCAGGCAATACAGCCTGGGGGGCACCAACTCCTTTCTCGTCGACAACGACCAGCTTCCCGTCATCTATGGCGGTGCAGCCAAAAAAATCGATAGCCCCTTGGTGTACAATCTCCAGGATCCCGGCACCAACCAGATTGTGAAACTCCGCAGGTATAAGGATCAAATCTGGGCTTTCGACCGCCCGGGCAGGCGTCTTTTTGTTTATAAGAACAACAAGATCGTGGCCCAGCACCAACTCGATGAGGAAGCCTATGGATACCTTTACGACTTCAACCTCGACAGTGAAGGCAATGCCTGGTTCTTCCGCATGGTGGATAACAACATCGAGGCCAAGAAATTCGACCCCATAACCGCCACGACTACAAACTATCAAACCAATAGCGGCAGCATCGGTTACCTGAATGCCATCATTCCAATGCCCAACGGAAAAATGACCTTCGTGGGAAGTTCGGCAGTCATTTATTTCGATGGTGTGGATTTTACCAAATATACTGGCGCCGATTACAGCCATATGTACAGCAACATGCTGGGTGGCATGGCCGATGTGGACGGCAGGATTCATATCTTCACCCACGATGCCGCTAAAGTCATTACAATCGAAAATCCCGGCACCGTGGATGTTGCTTTCAGTGTCCTCGAAGTGGAAGGCACCAATGGCTTAATTCCCTACGTTGGTTTTTACCGGCCGGCAATGACCTTTGATGCCGAAGGCAACTTCTGGGGTCACGGATCGGGTAAATGGCTCAAGGCCTCCCTTGATAATGTTTCTGCCCCCTTCCTCAACTGGGGTAAAACCTATGG
The Bacteroides sp. DNA segment above includes these coding regions:
- a CDS encoding T9SS type A sorting domain-containing protein, with the protein product MKRMLSFLLAAMIGLSAAAQATLLETYHTGTKVTYYPNACETEIPEAIGKISFCDRVGNLGVVEASYGLNARSIQDIVINHYNDDLVFRTPSGISILKEDGSWDNFPDYTAPRSSPTSNAASIRNAMVTPEGKLLFTHLNMDKLHILDLETKEFEILPYLNNDGGSLGFVYSQVFTHDPVTQKTYILASAGTTNYLFSLTGSDLQYLGIMPGSSSSALAGKKFLVHEGYLYIGSSNGLYKTNLSDLSDYVVFNTGNQLSHDYVRDFQFDQEGNLWIALSGYSSGALAKMNVTDNTFTTYTFPSSNPAINYNFESVAIDGEGTLWATALNASGYLQIDFGEAEPQLTFISMAEMAATGFPMTYAPHGVHWYNNKIYLFTHDGSSSQNENYEAAIYANGQWSGINDDQSTNISSKFANRYRYAYPAEDGVYFFNDYDGGILAYWDSEGNSSRQYSLGGTNSFLVDNDQLPVIYGGAAKKIDSPLVYNLQDPGTNQIVKLRRYKDQIWAFDRPGRRLFVYKNNKIVAQHQLDEEAYGYLYDFNLDSEGNAWFFRMVDNNIEAKKFDPITATTTNYQTNSGSIGYLNAIIPMPNGKMTFVGSSAVIYFDGVDFTKYTGADYSHMYSNMLGGMADVDGRIHIFTHDAAKVITIENPGTVDVAFSVLEVEGTNGLIPYVGFYRPAMTFDAEGNFWGHGSGKWLKASLDNVSAPFLNWGKTYGITGRVYLDVNENDQFDEGEGFGNQKVSLVAGDRQVDTFTASDGTYYFSFIGEETDYVITLPVVNSFAVCEEPQKQITVSGFEQDHEVDDFLLKSKNINSLVVKSSAKTGAWGFVRENFENSFVTAIGNVSYSKTFNDLDLDFVFLKDPETPETTIPDIEEVNVYKFSPNGILHLISSLTINPRNHQWSFNLDPGNYNQEEMAVEPVINEGEEGTTISLVLGSIAPLETYIIEVKTALFSAEHTGNTITYGVARVGSSDFSGDPDNPGGGDNIFLIPRLQDPRSGDPGDLSPYILPEDIYEEPPYIDPKDIYNDGPYRPRIMSSYDPNDKLANPGSTNEVALTHIDKKWLTYTVRFQNDGNFSAKDVYILDAIDDNLDLNTFSLLESTHPVQVSQISTEDGPVMKFAFNNIYLDYSANNLEASQGHVKFLIKAKDDIAPGTIVENTAAIYFDQNPPILTNIARNQFIELHSLGLRANPPHGGTVSQYAAGEYQAGHEIPIAAQAAEGFLFEHWTLNGEMVSEAPEFTLTMPAQEALLIANFQSEAPPTYQLIIQVEPEGSGQVTVSISNEEQSSPYVFEEGTELTLLAIPNDGYIFSEWSNGYDPFTQNPISVVLGQDTLFGAFFQSTTSIEDVLADNELQAFPNPAYDRVNLRLPAGIDYLQIIDLQGVIMLEQRPKMAEAEIRLEGLRPGVYFLRVYSGNAIISRKIMLVK